The Streptomyces sp. NBC_01268 genome window below encodes:
- a CDS encoding PH domain-containing protein, with amino-acid sequence MSDSSASASTLPVTFRPGRTRVVLLTVGVAMFVVITAVGMMLEKLGPGERASFVFTAALFLGVLVLLSRPKVVADAQGVTVVNITRTRRLAWAEILKVNLRPGDPWVYLDLSDGTSLPALGIQPGIAKESAIRDARALRALADSHGTGDEAS; translated from the coding sequence ATGTCCGACTCCTCCGCCTCCGCCTCCACCCTCCCGGTCACCTTCCGGCCGGGTCGCACCCGGGTCGTGCTGCTGACCGTCGGGGTGGCGATGTTCGTCGTCATCACCGCCGTCGGGATGATGCTGGAGAAGCTGGGACCGGGGGAGCGGGCCAGCTTCGTCTTCACCGCCGCGCTCTTCCTGGGCGTCCTCGTCCTGCTGAGCCGCCCCAAGGTCGTCGCCGACGCCCAGGGGGTGACGGTCGTCAACATCACCCGGACGCGCCGACTCGCGTGGGCCGAGATCCTCAAGGTCAACCTGCGCCCCGGCGACCCGTGGGTCTACCTCGACCTGAGCGACGGCACCAGCCTGCCCGCGCTCGGCATCCAGCCCGGCATCGCCAAGGAGTCGGCCATCCGCGACGCCCGCGCGCTGCGCGCCCTCGCCGACAGCCACGGCACCGGCGACGAGGCGTCCTGA
- the hisG gene encoding ATP phosphoribosyltransferase, with protein sequence MLRIAVPNKGSLSGPAMAMLHEAGYRQRKESKELVVVDPDNEVEFFYLRPKDIAIYVASGRLDIGITGRDLLLDSGANAEEILPLNFGRSTFRYATRPGTANGPEDFQGMTIATSYEGIVAKHLAEQGVDASVVHLDGAVETAIQLGVAQIIADVVETGTSLRNAGLEVIGEPILTSEATVIRRTGAPTDDPKVQQFLRRLQGVLVARSYVMMDYDCRAEHLEQAVALTPGLESPTVSPLHNEGWVAVRAMVPSREAQKVMDDLYELGARAILTTAIHACRL encoded by the coding sequence ATGCTGCGCATCGCCGTCCCCAACAAGGGTTCTCTCTCCGGACCTGCGATGGCAATGCTCCATGAGGCGGGCTACCGGCAGCGCAAGGAGTCCAAGGAACTCGTCGTCGTCGACCCGGACAACGAGGTGGAGTTCTTCTACCTCCGCCCCAAGGACATCGCGATCTACGTGGCGTCCGGCCGGCTCGACATCGGCATCACCGGCCGCGACCTGCTCCTGGACTCCGGCGCCAACGCCGAGGAGATCCTGCCGCTGAACTTCGGCCGCTCGACCTTCCGTTACGCCACCCGTCCCGGGACCGCCAACGGCCCCGAGGACTTCCAGGGCATGACGATCGCCACCTCCTACGAGGGCATCGTCGCCAAGCACCTCGCCGAGCAGGGCGTCGACGCCTCCGTCGTGCACCTCGACGGCGCCGTCGAGACCGCGATCCAGCTGGGCGTCGCCCAGATCATCGCGGACGTCGTCGAGACCGGCACCAGCCTGCGCAACGCGGGCCTGGAGGTCATCGGCGAGCCGATCCTCACCTCCGAGGCCACCGTCATCCGCCGCACCGGCGCCCCGACCGACGACCCGAAGGTCCAGCAGTTCCTGCGCCGCCTCCAGGGCGTCCTCGTCGCCCGCTCGTACGTGATGATGGACTACGACTGCCGCGCCGAGCACCTGGAGCAGGCCGTCGCCCTCACCCCCGGCCTGGAGTCGCCCACCGTCTCCCCGCTGCACAACGAGGGCTGGGTCGCCGTCCGCGCCATGGTCCCCTCCCGGGAGGCGCAGAAGGTCATGGACGACCTGTACGAGCTGGGCGCCCGCGCCATCCTCACCACGGCCATCCACGCCTGCCGCCTCTGA
- a CDS encoding phosphoribosyl-ATP diphosphatase encodes MANKTFEELFAELKLKAETGDPATSRTAELVGKGVHAIGKKVVEEAAEVWMAAEYEGKEAAAEEISQLLYHVQVMMVARGISLDDVYSHL; translated from the coding sequence ATGGCGAACAAAACCTTCGAAGAGCTCTTCGCCGAGCTCAAGCTCAAGGCCGAGACCGGCGACCCGGCGACCTCCCGTACCGCGGAACTGGTCGGCAAGGGCGTCCATGCCATCGGCAAGAAGGTCGTCGAGGAGGCCGCCGAGGTCTGGATGGCCGCCGAGTACGAGGGCAAGGAAGCCGCCGCCGAGGAGATCTCGCAGCTGCTGTACCACGTCCAGGTGATGATGGTCGCCCGCGGGATCTCGCTCGACGACGTCTACTCCCATCTCTGA
- the ribH gene encoding 6,7-dimethyl-8-ribityllumazine synthase encodes MSGKGAPVLSVKNCGDLRVAVIAAQWHEKIMDGLVDGALRALSELGIEEPTLLRVPGSFELPVVAKVLAGRGYDAIVALGVVIRGGTPHFEYVCQGVTHGLTQVSIDTGVPVGFGVLTVDNEQQALDRAGLEGSTEDKGHEAVTAAVATATTLRTVSEPWR; translated from the coding sequence ATGAGCGGCAAGGGCGCACCCGTCCTCAGCGTGAAGAACTGCGGCGACCTCCGGGTCGCGGTCATCGCGGCCCAGTGGCACGAGAAGATCATGGACGGCCTCGTCGACGGCGCCCTGCGGGCCCTGAGCGAGCTCGGCATCGAGGAGCCCACCCTGCTCCGCGTCCCCGGCAGCTTCGAGCTCCCGGTCGTGGCGAAGGTACTCGCCGGTCGCGGTTACGATGCCATCGTGGCACTCGGCGTCGTCATCCGCGGCGGAACGCCGCACTTCGAGTACGTGTGCCAGGGCGTCACCCACGGCCTCACCCAGGTCTCGATCGACACCGGCGTACCCGTCGGATTCGGCGTCCTGACCGTCGACAACGAGCAGCAGGCCCTGGACCGGGCCGGCCTCGAGGGATCCACCGAGGACAAGGGCCACGAGGCCGTCACCGCAGCCGTCGCCACCGCGACCACGCTGCGCACGGTCAGCGAACCCTGGCGCTGA
- a CDS encoding bifunctional 3,4-dihydroxy-2-butanone-4-phosphate synthase/GTP cyclohydrolase II, which translates to MSALPLWDATDLALDPVEQAIRDIAAGRPVVVVDDADRENEGDLVIAAEKATPEVVAFMMSECRGLICAPMEGEELERLRLPQMVDHNTESMQTAFTVSVDASAAHGVTTGISAADRATTLRMLASGEHQPGDFVRPGHVFPLRAKPGGVLVRNGHTEAAVDLARLAGLRPAGAIVEIAGEDGVMLRLPELIPFARKHGLTIISIEDLIAYRRSAEPTVRREAEVQLPTAHGEFTAYGYRSIVDGVEHVALVHGEIGDGEDVLVRVHSECLTGDIFHSLRCDCGPQLQASMDRVTAAGRGVVVYLRGHEGRGIGLLSKLRAYELQERGRDTLDANLELGLPADARDYAAGAQILVDLGVRSLRLMTNNPDKIDALTRHGLTVEGREPMPVQAGEHNLRYLRTKRDRMGHDLPWLDGSTASTCDNQ; encoded by the coding sequence ATGAGTGCGCTGCCTCTCTGGGACGCCACCGATCTCGCCCTCGACCCCGTCGAGCAGGCCATCCGCGACATCGCGGCCGGCCGCCCCGTCGTCGTCGTGGACGACGCGGACCGCGAGAACGAGGGCGACCTGGTCATCGCCGCCGAGAAGGCCACCCCCGAGGTCGTCGCCTTCATGATGAGCGAGTGCCGCGGCCTGATCTGCGCCCCCATGGAGGGGGAGGAGCTGGAACGCCTCCGGCTGCCGCAGATGGTCGACCACAACACCGAGTCCATGCAGACGGCCTTCACCGTCTCCGTGGACGCGAGCGCCGCCCACGGCGTCACCACCGGCATCTCCGCCGCCGACCGCGCCACCACCCTGCGCATGCTCGCGAGCGGCGAGCACCAGCCCGGCGACTTCGTCCGCCCCGGCCACGTCTTCCCGCTGCGCGCCAAGCCCGGCGGCGTCCTGGTCCGCAACGGGCACACCGAGGCCGCCGTCGACCTCGCCCGCCTCGCCGGCCTCCGCCCGGCCGGCGCGATCGTCGAGATCGCCGGCGAGGACGGGGTCATGCTGCGGCTGCCCGAGCTGATCCCCTTCGCCCGCAAGCACGGCCTGACGATCATCTCCATCGAGGACCTGATCGCCTACCGCCGCTCCGCCGAACCCACCGTCCGCCGCGAGGCCGAGGTCCAGCTGCCCACCGCGCACGGCGAGTTCACCGCGTACGGCTACCGCTCCATCGTCGACGGCGTCGAGCACGTCGCCCTCGTCCACGGCGAGATCGGCGACGGCGAGGACGTCCTGGTCCGGGTCCACTCCGAGTGCCTGACCGGCGACATCTTCCACTCCCTGCGCTGCGACTGCGGCCCCCAGCTCCAGGCCTCCATGGACCGGGTCACCGCGGCCGGCCGCGGTGTCGTCGTCTACCTGCGCGGCCACGAGGGGCGCGGCATCGGCCTGCTGTCCAAGCTGCGCGCGTACGAGCTCCAGGAGCGCGGCCGCGACACCCTCGACGCCAACCTGGAGCTCGGGCTGCCCGCCGACGCCCGCGACTACGCGGCCGGCGCGCAGATCCTCGTCGACCTCGGGGTCCGCAGCCTGCGGCTGATGACCAACAACCCCGACAAGATCGACGCCCTCACCCGCCACGGCCTCACCGTGGAGGGCCGTGAGCCCATGCCGGTCCAGGCCGGCGAGCACAACCTCCGCTACCTGCGCACCAAGCGCGACCGCATGGGCCACGACCTGCCCTGGCTGGACGGCTCCACCGCCTCCACCTGCGACAACCAGTAA
- a CDS encoding nicotinamide mononucleotide transporter family protein, translating to MWSDMIGNTIGLIALALGWRRSVLTWPAQLLSGVILVGAYASAHLSGGVGKQLLVIGVAVWGWRQWSRGRRQAQDGSIAVRFATWKERGVLLAGAAVGTLAVGGLFTLYPSLSWSPWADAYIFVGTLVAMVAQARGLVEFWFAWLLVDLVGVPLAFNSGLAFSGLVYVIYFALVIWGMRDWWLRSRTAPALEGAHA from the coding sequence ATGTGGTCCGACATGATCGGCAACACGATCGGCCTCATCGCCCTGGCCCTCGGCTGGCGCCGCTCCGTCCTCACCTGGCCCGCGCAGCTGCTCTCCGGCGTCATCCTCGTCGGCGCCTACGCCTCCGCCCACCTCAGCGGCGGCGTCGGCAAGCAGCTCCTGGTCATCGGCGTGGCCGTCTGGGGCTGGCGCCAGTGGAGCCGCGGCCGCCGGCAGGCCCAGGACGGCTCGATCGCCGTCCGCTTCGCCACCTGGAAGGAGCGCGGCGTCCTCCTGGCCGGCGCGGCCGTCGGCACCCTCGCCGTCGGCGGGCTCTTCACCCTCTACCCGTCGCTCTCCTGGAGCCCGTGGGCCGACGCGTACATCTTCGTCGGCACCCTCGTCGCGATGGTCGCCCAGGCCCGCGGTCTGGTCGAGTTCTGGTTCGCCTGGCTCCTGGTCGACCTGGTCGGCGTCCCGCTCGCCTTCAACAGCGGCCTCGCCTTCTCCGGCCTCGTCTACGTCATCTACTTCGCCCTCGTCATCTGGGGCATGCGCGACTGGTGGCTCCGGTCCCGTACGGCCCCCGCTCTGGAAGGAGCCCACGCATGA
- a CDS encoding riboflavin synthase translates to MFTGIVEELGEVVAVEQLPDASRFRLRGPLVTEDAKHGDSIAVNGVCLTVVEHGDGEFTADVMAETLKRSSLGALEIGSRVNLERPMAVGDRLGGHIVQGHVDGTGTVLERTPSEHWELVKVGLPAHLSRYVVEKGSITVDGVSLTVVDAAADYFTISLIPTTLALTTLGIKQPGDPVNLEVDVIAKYVERLLGPNAQENVK, encoded by the coding sequence GTGTTCACCGGAATCGTCGAAGAGCTGGGCGAGGTCGTAGCCGTCGAGCAGCTGCCGGACGCCTCCCGCTTCCGGCTGCGCGGCCCCCTGGTCACGGAGGACGCCAAACACGGCGACTCCATCGCCGTCAACGGGGTCTGCCTCACGGTCGTCGAACACGGCGACGGGGAGTTCACCGCCGACGTGATGGCCGAGACGCTCAAGCGTTCCTCGCTCGGCGCCCTGGAGATCGGCTCCCGGGTCAACCTGGAGCGCCCGATGGCCGTCGGCGACCGCCTCGGCGGCCACATCGTCCAGGGCCACGTGGACGGCACCGGCACCGTCCTGGAGCGCACCCCGTCGGAGCACTGGGAGCTCGTGAAGGTCGGCCTGCCCGCCCACCTCTCCCGCTACGTCGTCGAGAAGGGCTCGATCACGGTCGACGGCGTCAGCCTCACCGTCGTCGACGCCGCCGCCGACTACTTCACCATCAGCCTCATCCCCACCACCCTCGCCCTGACCACGCTCGGCATCAAGCAGCCCGGCGACCCGGTCAACCTCGAGGTCGACGTCATCGCCAAGTACGTCGAGCGCCTGCTCGGCCCGAACGCTCAGGAGAACGTCAAGTGA
- the ribD gene encoding bifunctional diaminohydroxyphosphoribosylaminopyrimidine deaminase/5-amino-6-(5-phosphoribosylamino)uracil reductase RibD encodes MATPADITAMRSAIALAARGLGSTSPNPVVGCVITDASGHPVGTGYHQRAGGPHAEIHALREAGVLARGGTAYVTLEPCNHTGRTGPCAQALVEAGISRVAYAVGDPNPQATGGADTLRAAGVEVVQGLLEAEAEAGNIAWLTSVRRGRPFVRWKYAATLDGRTAAADGTSRWISSADSRADVHRLRAESDAVVVGGGTLRTDDPHLAVRGIDDVTQPLRVALDTRATVPPTARVLDAAAPTLLVVGEDADTRHLPGVELLRLPLHDGRIGVHDLLTHLYARGVRSVLLEGGPTLAGSFVAADAVDQVVGYLAPVLLGAGPAALADAGISTLTEALRLDITETERIGSDLRVTAVPTTTIKGA; translated from the coding sequence GTGGCCACGCCCGCCGACATCACCGCCATGCGGAGCGCCATCGCGCTCGCCGCCCGCGGACTCGGCTCCACCAGCCCCAACCCCGTCGTCGGCTGCGTCATCACCGACGCCTCCGGCCACCCGGTCGGCACCGGCTACCACCAGCGCGCCGGCGGCCCGCACGCCGAGATCCACGCCCTGCGCGAGGCCGGCGTCCTGGCCCGCGGCGGCACCGCGTACGTCACCCTCGAACCCTGCAACCACACCGGTCGCACCGGCCCCTGCGCCCAGGCCCTCGTCGAGGCCGGGATCAGCCGGGTCGCATACGCGGTCGGCGACCCGAACCCGCAGGCCACCGGCGGCGCCGACACCCTGCGCGCGGCCGGCGTCGAGGTCGTGCAGGGCCTCCTGGAGGCCGAGGCCGAGGCCGGCAACATCGCCTGGCTCACCTCCGTCCGCCGCGGCCGCCCCTTCGTCCGCTGGAAGTACGCCGCCACCCTCGACGGCCGCACCGCCGCCGCCGACGGCACCTCCCGCTGGATCAGCTCCGCCGACTCCCGCGCCGACGTCCACCGGCTGCGCGCCGAGTCCGACGCCGTCGTCGTCGGCGGGGGCACGCTCCGCACCGACGACCCGCACCTCGCCGTCCGCGGCATCGACGACGTCACCCAGCCCCTGCGCGTCGCGCTCGACACCCGCGCCACGGTCCCGCCGACCGCCCGCGTCCTCGACGCCGCCGCACCCACCCTCCTCGTCGTGGGCGAGGACGCCGACACCCGGCACCTGCCCGGCGTCGAACTGCTCCGGCTGCCCCTGCACGACGGCCGGATCGGCGTCCACGACCTGCTCACCCACCTGTACGCGCGGGGCGTCCGCTCCGTCCTCCTCGAAGGCGGCCCCACCCTCGCGGGCTCCTTCGTCGCCGCGGACGCCGTCGACCAGGTCGTCGGCTACCTCGCCCCGGTCCTCCTCGGCGCGGGCCCCGCGGCCCTCGCCGACGCCGGAATCAGCACCCTCACGGAAGCGTTGCGGCTCGACATCACCGAGACCGAGCGCATCGGATCCGACCTCCGCGTCACCGCCGTCCCCACCACCACCATCAAGGGAGCCTGA
- a CDS encoding chitinase C-terminal domain-containing protein translates to MLSPTKRASLLASGAAVAGLLISSLASGGVSYAADNESCRPDGLYKTPGVDVPYCSVYDTEGREKMGADHQRRVIGYFTGWRDGKNGQPAYLAKDIPWEKITHINYAFGHIGADNKLSVGTDGPNNAATGMTWPGVAGAEMDPAYAYKGHFNLLNKFKKQHPNVKTLISVGGWAETGGYFADNGDRVNSGGFYSMATNADGSVNQAGIDTFAASSVDFIRTYGFNGVDIDYEYPTTMKDAGNPLDWQLANARRAGLVQGYAALMKSLREKLDVAGAADGKHYLLTVAAPSSGYLLRGMETFQMQKYLDYVNIMSYDLHGAWNEYVGPNASLFDDGKDGELAAANVYGSAQYGNIGYLNTDWAYHYFRGSMPAGRINIGLPYYTRGHKNVQGGTDGLWGKASATTCPAGAGLTKCGDGATGIDNLWHDKDTNGVESPAGSNPMWHAKNLEKGIVGDYVTQYGFPANTTLTGTYARKYDSTLVAPWLWNAQKKVFLSTEDEQSVAAKADYVVSKGIGGTMVWEMAGDYAWNAAKGQYEMGSTLTSLMYDKFKAATPYGAKKSNATLPTQAVKIDAQFTEFKLGDSNYPITPKIKITNNTATTLPGGTEFQFDYGTSAPANASDQSGFGTKVISSDHTGSNVGGLKGDFHRVSLKLPAWQSLAPGATVDLAFNYYLPVSTPSNWTVTINGTAYALAGDLARGTTVVEPGATTPPTTPPTTPPTTPPTTPPTTPPTTPPTTPPTGCTAPAYVAGTVYNSGSLVSHKGHSWKAQWWTQNEEPGTTGDWGVWKDQGAC, encoded by the coding sequence GTGCTGTCCCCCACGAAGAGAGCGAGCCTGCTCGCCTCCGGCGCCGCCGTCGCCGGGCTGCTGATCAGCTCTCTCGCCTCCGGCGGCGTCTCGTACGCGGCCGACAACGAGTCCTGTCGCCCCGACGGGCTCTACAAGACGCCCGGCGTCGACGTCCCGTACTGCTCGGTCTACGACACCGAGGGCCGCGAGAAGATGGGCGCGGACCACCAGCGCCGCGTCATCGGCTACTTCACCGGCTGGCGCGACGGCAAGAACGGTCAGCCCGCCTACCTGGCCAAGGACATCCCGTGGGAGAAGATCACCCACATCAACTACGCCTTCGGCCACATCGGCGCGGACAACAAGCTCTCCGTCGGCACGGACGGTCCGAACAACGCCGCCACCGGGATGACCTGGCCCGGTGTCGCAGGCGCCGAGATGGACCCCGCGTACGCCTACAAGGGCCACTTCAACCTGCTCAACAAGTTCAAGAAGCAGCACCCGAACGTGAAGACCCTGATCTCGGTCGGCGGCTGGGCCGAGACCGGCGGCTACTTCGCGGACAACGGTGACCGGGTCAACTCCGGCGGCTTCTACTCGATGGCCACCAACGCCGACGGTTCGGTCAACCAGGCCGGGATCGACACCTTCGCCGCGTCCTCCGTCGACTTCATCCGCACGTACGGCTTCAACGGCGTCGACATCGACTACGAGTACCCGACGACCATGAAGGACGCCGGAAACCCGCTCGACTGGCAGCTCGCCAACGCGCGCCGCGCCGGCCTCGTGCAGGGCTACGCGGCCCTCATGAAGTCGCTGCGCGAGAAGCTGGACGTGGCGGGCGCCGCCGACGGCAAGCACTACCTGCTGACCGTCGCCGCCCCCTCCTCCGGGTACCTGCTGCGGGGCATGGAGACCTTCCAGATGCAGAAGTATCTGGACTACGTCAACATCATGTCCTACGACCTGCACGGCGCCTGGAACGAGTACGTCGGGCCCAACGCCTCCCTCTTCGACGACGGCAAGGACGGCGAGCTCGCCGCCGCCAACGTCTACGGCTCGGCGCAGTACGGCAACATCGGGTACCTCAACACCGACTGGGCGTACCACTACTTCCGCGGCTCGATGCCGGCCGGCCGGATCAACATCGGCCTGCCCTACTACACCCGCGGCCACAAGAACGTGCAGGGCGGCACCGACGGCCTGTGGGGCAAGGCCTCCGCGACCACCTGCCCCGCCGGAGCCGGTCTGACCAAGTGCGGTGACGGCGCCACCGGCATCGACAACCTCTGGCACGACAAGGACACCAACGGCGTCGAGTCGCCCGCCGGCTCCAACCCGATGTGGCACGCCAAGAACCTCGAGAAGGGGATCGTCGGCGACTACGTCACCCAGTACGGCTTCCCGGCGAACACCACCCTGACCGGCACCTACGCCCGCAAGTACGACTCGACCCTGGTCGCGCCGTGGCTGTGGAACGCGCAGAAGAAGGTCTTCCTCTCCACCGAGGACGAGCAGTCGGTGGCCGCCAAGGCGGACTACGTGGTCAGCAAGGGCATCGGCGGCACGATGGTCTGGGAGATGGCCGGCGACTACGCCTGGAACGCCGCCAAGGGCCAGTACGAGATGGGCTCCACGCTCACCTCGCTGATGTACGACAAGTTCAAGGCCGCCACCCCGTACGGCGCGAAGAAGTCCAACGCGACCCTGCCGACGCAGGCCGTGAAGATCGACGCGCAGTTCACCGAGTTCAAGCTGGGTGACTCCAACTACCCGATCACCCCGAAGATCAAGATCACCAACAACACGGCGACCACCCTCCCGGGCGGCACGGAGTTCCAGTTCGACTACGGGACCTCGGCCCCGGCCAACGCCTCCGACCAGTCCGGCTTCGGCACCAAGGTGATCAGCAGCGACCACACGGGCAGCAACGTGGGCGGCCTGAAGGGCGACTTCCACCGGGTCTCCCTGAAGCTGCCGGCCTGGCAGTCGCTCGCCCCCGGCGCGACCGTGGACCTGGCGTTCAACTACTACCTGCCGGTCTCCACGCCGTCGAACTGGACGGTCACCATCAACGGCACCGCGTACGCCCTCGCCGGCGACCTGGCGCGCGGCACGACCGTGGTGGAGCCGGGCGCGACCACGCCGCCCACCACTCCCCCGACCACGCCGCCCACGACCCCGCCGACGACTCCCCCGACCACCCCGCCCACCACGCCGCCGACGACGCCGCCCACGGGCTGCACCGCCCCGGCGTACGTGGCCGGCACGGTCTACAACTCGGGCAGCCTCGTCTCCCACAAGGGCCACAGCTGGAAGGCCCAGTGGTGGACGCAGAACGAGGAGCCGGGCACGACCGGCGACTGGGGCGTCTGGAAGGACCAGGGCGCCTGCTAG